The window AACACTAGCATACATGCCCTCAAAACTTGGACAACCAACACTCTTAGATACGGTTCCTCCCAACTCCATGAACTTTTACACTTGCTGACAATTATTCCAAGTTCCACTGCTTTGATAACCAGCATTGACCCTATTTCTTCTTCCTCCGTTCCTCCACCCTCGATCGTTCTGACGATAATCACCCTGAAATCTGGAGGTCCTATATCTTGAGTTGTACCAACTTGCACCACTATTATCCGCTCCGTTCCTTGCATCATTGTTTCCCCAACATACACGATCAGCCCTTTTCCACTCCATATTCTTATGAGAATGATCAACATTGGTATTCCATTCACTTAAGTTATTGTTGTTCTCCCACTTGCTGCCCCATCCTCCTATCGCTTCTTTATTCTGATCAGAGACACGCTCATCCCAACTATTGCCCCATCCTGCTATCGCTTCTTTATTCTGATCAGAGACGGGCACATTCCAACTACTGCCCCATCCTCCAATCGCTTCTTTATTCTGATCAGATACAGGCTCATTCCAACTACTGCCCCATCCTCCTATCGCTTCTTTATTCTGATCAGAGACAAGTCCCCAAGGGTTCTCTTTATCATCTGCCTTCCCTCCAGGACCCCAGTGTTCCGCATCTCCACTGGCATCTTTTTTGAAGTCCTCCTCAGCATCCCCCCATCCGGTGCATGCAATAGGCTGATTCAGAAGGAATGGATCACCAACAAGAACACCCTCTCCTTTGGTTTCGTCGGAGGGTTTGGGTTCCCTTTCCAAGTCCAAAATCAGTTCAGGATCAATGCTGGAGTTCCAGTCTATTTCATCAATATAGATATCAGGATCAGGCAATGATATATCACAAGGAATATCGTTAATCTTTGCCCAAAAACGGTTTTTTGCATTTTGGAATGCCTCTTCACCTGCAGAATCATTCCATTGAACAATATTTTCATACAGATACATACACCTCTTTGTATCTAAGAGCTTTTTCCATGGAACTGAGCCCACTGACGAACAAAATTTCTTTTCCCAGGCAGGCACACCGAACTGCCAACTATCTGGAAAAGAAAAACAAACAAATTGTTAGTTCAGCCATCATGTACCATGAGAATATCTAAATGGTCAACAGCTCAACAGATATCTAGAAAGATATAAGTTCCACAGAGAATAAACAACCACAAAGAAGGAAATATTGATACGACCAAGAGAAAGAGATACAACAATGATCGCAGACATTCAAATACGAAAAAACCTTGCAACATAACGCTATGAATTTACGTAGAGGAAAATCCAACAGAATCGTAGAAAACAACAACACAAATCTAACCGCTAAAGAAAAATTTTGGCGGATCTGGATGCTTCTCTTTTTTTCTTTTCTAGACACTTGCACACATATCCCAAATTTGCATCCACACGGTTCCATATTAAACATTTGACAATACTTGATAGTCAAATAAGCAAGAAGAATATTGAAAAAGCAATCATCCAATAATTGGCAGAACATTTAAAATTAGACAGTTTAGGCAGAATTGTAGAAAAGATGAGGGCAACTCAAAACTCGTACAAAATAATACATTTATGGCTCAACAGATTCATCAAGAACCTTTTCTGAAATCTAAAATGCTATTACGTACTAACAAAAGATATAAATTATCCAAAATTGAAACTCTCACAACAATATATATAACCTCTTTATGAGAACAAGTATCGGAATATGAACCTATTACAAAAAGAGTGACGACAAACTACGCTTCCAGCCACACATGCTTACTAACTGCAGCAAAAAAAGTGTACCAGACCCGACAAACAATATCTTTTGCAATTAAATCTATGATCCTCAACTATAAAGTATCAGGCTATTTCTCAAAGCAAAGAACACCATAAATGCCTTGCATGCTTGCAAATACATGTTTTATAATAGCTTCTATATCAAACACCAATAGTCCAATACAGTCACCTTCCATAAACAGAGAATACACGTATACCCTGAGCAGGAGCAGGAATGCTGCTGAACTCTAAAACCTAGAGTTACGTAGATAATTATGCCTATATGATCTAACTCTAAGGGCCTAACAGTCGGGAGAACAAAAACACAATTGCTCCTCTTGTTAGATAAGCAAAAGCATAGTTTAACACTTCCAGCAATCCAGCATATATACCTTCTTGCTTTTACAGAATTCAGAGAAAGCACAAAAGGCCATTGGTATGTGTTGATTCAGACTCACCAGTGGAACACAAAGAAACTCAAGACTTCAAAAGCACAGAGAATAACAGAGATTTCTCGAAATATTTTCCTCTACTCAGATAGTGAGGTTTCTCCTCTACCCATGAACCCATATCTAAGACATTCTCCGGGAAAGCCATTCACAAATACAAAACTTTTACAATGAAACAATTTTCTGTAGAAACAATCGAAGCCCATAAATATGCAAACCTAAAATAGAAAACCCGGTTGCATGCAATTCCAGAATTCCCAAAACAAGACTAAAAACCTAACTAGCCGCTGAACAAAATGCAAACACAAAAAAATTCTAAACAAAATTAGAGGCGGCAGCCATGCATATGAGAATCAAAGAAGAACCCTTATTCCTGCACCAAAAACCCTCTCAAGAGAGAAGCATTGATCTTCACAGTTCACAAAGGATCACAAACTAGTGCTCCTGCAGCAACTTAAATATAAGAAATAGATGAAAGAAGAAAAAAAATGTACCATGTTGATGATGCGGAGGCTTTCTGTTATGAAATTTAGTCCCGGAACCTCGTCGATAATAAGTATCACCTTGCTGCAGCTGTGGCTGTCTTCCCCAACTGCCCATAGTGAAAACCAAAGGGAGCCCAAAACACCCAAGATTGCTTTCTGAGTTCTAACCTTAAGAAGAAGCAAAGACCAAAAAGGGTTATGAGTTTTGAGCAGAAGGGCGTCTAAATTTGTAGAGGCAGATCAGATAGAAAGTGAAAGAGAGACTTGTTGGGAATATATAAATGTCTTCTATCTCTCAAAGAAGGAAAACTCCGAGGTTTTAGAACTGTCGTCGTTCTGATCTTTGCTTCTTAAAAAGGCACAACCTGGTATTGGTTTTGGTTTTGGTAACGTAACTGAAAGCCCCCGGGTTTCAGATTTAATTACTAAAATAGTTTCCCACTTCCCATTTTTGATGACCAAAGCAGTTGGCAGCTCACGAGCCAAGTACAGTTTCGGGTTCGAACCATACGTGACACTGAGTAACGCATCCATGTATATCATGCGGGTTTTGATATTTACTTCGGTTATGTGATGTCACACTACTGAATTTCAATATGATATTAATCCACTTCCAAAATTTGGATTTGATTTGAATTTTGAGATTATGATTTTTTAACTATTTGAGCAAATATAGTGTTTTTAAGTCTTGGAAAGTTTATTAAAAGATTGAGTGAAATAATAAAAGATATGTAATTGAGACATACATAAAATATTTGAAGTAGGATAATTCATAATGTCAACAAGATATGATTGAGCCAACAAAAAAAATATAGTTTTTTGTGTTGCAAGTGTTCGTAGGTGACTTTTAAAGTCAGCTATCAAATCGTAAGGTTTAGACCTAGACAGACGGTCGAAAACTACCAATTTGGAGTACAGTAGGTGCAAAGAAAATTTCCAATGGAGCAGTGAAATATGTAGATATCGGAAAGAACATCGAACAACGAAAATATTTTCAGAGCCGACATTGATAGTAACTTAAGAGAATAGAAAAATGAGCGTATACTTCTTTTACTCATAATATATTATCACGACAGAGAGAGATCTTCCTTATAGCCTATCTAGGCCGTAGCCCAGAGAACAATTTTCACTCAATCAACCTTTTACATGTGTAAACCATAGTTTATAATAATTTTCAGTAACTAGCCCAACCAAAATCTCTCTCTCTCTCTCTCTCTCATGTTTTGTCTTTTTTTTTTTT of the Fragaria vesca subsp. vesca linkage group LG6, FraVesHawaii_1.0, whole genome shotgun sequence genome contains:
- the LOC101292442 gene encoding uncharacterized protein LOC101292442 codes for the protein MGSWGRQPQLQQGDTYYRRGSGTKFHNRKPPHHQHDSWQFGVPAWEKKFCSSVGSVPWKKLLDTKRCMYLYENIVQWNDSAGEEAFQNAKNRFWAKINDIPCDISLPDPDIYIDEIDWNSSIDPELILDLEREPKPSDETKGEGVLVGDPFLLNQPIACTGWGDAEEDFKKDASGDAEHWGPGGKADDKENPWGLVSDQNKEAIGGWGSSWNEPVSDQNKEAIGGWGSSWNVPVSDQNKEAIAGWGNSWDERVSDQNKEAIGGWGSKWENNNNLSEWNTNVDHSHKNMEWKRADRVCWGNNDARNGADNSGASWYNSRYRTSRFQGDYRQNDRGWRNGGRRNRVNAGYQSSGTWNNCQQV